A section of the Rhodothermus profundi genome encodes:
- a CDS encoding glycosyltransferase, producing the protein MAVVARYALKFQLCDKVLFAVPTELQERAFKFLVDEDKTKLHFFQINNEDEFKKIRYVKNRWVKHLLGWRLGCRIAYQQNADVLFFAVMDDVLLGSAFDPVRYSGFTISGLIFRASMHYQEMRNGFVSSAREFIKSVTVYRTLKRRDFVKLFTLDPYFAEFARNNIVNGYKVEFLPEPYDLPDVHFDSNSEREQGKIRFLFYGSMQRRKGIEPLLDALKLLPSSVKEKSEFRFCGEGPMVPFIQNRKKELLAEGINITVEARYLSQCELDEEIKKADVILAPYLNHIGSSGVLVTAAAYHKPILSQNAMMIGRELQRYRLGEAVDTHDPAAIAAAIIRLCEGGIDKIRRTADFEGYLQRHGEEKFAQKILNLIQENNT; encoded by the coding sequence ATGGCCGTGGTTGCGCGTTATGCGCTTAAATTTCAGCTTTGTGATAAGGTTCTGTTTGCTGTACCAACTGAATTGCAAGAGCGGGCTTTTAAGTTCTTAGTAGATGAAGATAAAACAAAGTTACATTTTTTTCAGATTAACAACGAGGATGAGTTTAAGAAGATAAGGTATGTAAAAAATAGATGGGTTAAACATCTTCTTGGCTGGCGGCTTGGTTGTAGGATAGCATATCAACAAAATGCAGATGTGCTGTTCTTTGCAGTTATGGATGATGTGCTATTGGGTTCTGCGTTTGATCCTGTACGCTATTCTGGCTTCACAATTTCTGGCTTGATATTTCGGGCATCTATGCATTATCAGGAGATGCGTAATGGGTTTGTCTCTTCTGCTCGTGAATTTATAAAATCTGTAACAGTATACCGAACTTTGAAGCGAAGAGATTTTGTTAAATTGTTTACTTTAGATCCATATTTTGCGGAGTTTGCGAGAAATAATATTGTAAATGGATATAAAGTGGAATTTTTGCCAGAGCCATATGATTTACCCGATGTGCATTTTGATTCAAATTCAGAGAGGGAACAGGGAAAAATTCGATTTTTGTTTTATGGTTCTATGCAGCGGCGTAAGGGAATTGAGCCATTACTTGATGCTTTAAAACTTCTTCCTTCTTCTGTTAAAGAGAAAAGCGAGTTTCGGTTTTGTGGGGAAGGGCCCATGGTGCCATTTATCCAAAATCGTAAAAAAGAGCTTCTAGCAGAAGGAATTAACATTACAGTGGAGGCACGATATTTATCTCAGTGTGAACTTGATGAAGAGATCAAGAAAGCAGATGTTATACTTGCTCCTTACTTAAATCATATAGGTTCCAGTGGAGTCTTGGTAACAGCAGCAGCTTATCATAAGCCTATTCTCTCTCAAAATGCAATGATGATAGGCAGGGAGCTACAGAGATACCGACTGGGGGAAGCGGTAGATACGCATGACCCGGCAGCTATTGCCGCGGCAATTATACGTCTGTGTGAAGGAGGTATAGATAAAATTCGACGTACTGCTGATTTTGAGGGTTATCTCCAGCGTCATGGAGAGGAAAAGTTCGCTCAGAAGATATTAAATCTGATCCAGGAGAATAATACATGA